A region of Streptomyces cinnamoneus DNA encodes the following proteins:
- a CDS encoding peptidoglycan DD-metalloendopeptidase family protein, whose amino-acid sequence MASNGSGFDGSSYEPHDPYDPYDPSAEWNPAEETAAPSGRGRHRVVKQRGGTVARGSAVLGVGVIAAVGAGGMASAQDRPAAPISVPDLVQGIPGVGALIGGGEERDSASGAGSEAASGTGESGASDGFRDARGSGGAGGSHDRSGAREDSGAGEAGVTVAATRDAADAGEVLRARILQQAERQQAAAEEAALDKEAHAAAETHRKAAAERVEAFEAERAEAEAEAEAAAARVEKEEAQAPVGGGGAQTAGHAAGHAAPGKRQAAPASGRTAPRGALGAYTLPVGSYTLTAGFGQAGNMWSANHTGEDFAAPTGTPVKAVGGGTVTQAGWAGAYGYRIVLTLDDGTQLWYCHLSSMVVTSGKVAPGTVIGRVGATGNVTGPHLHLEVRPGGGAPVDPLSWLRGRGLQP is encoded by the coding sequence GTGGCGTCCAACGGCTCAGGCTTCGACGGTAGTTCGTACGAACCGCACGACCCCTACGACCCGTACGATCCCTCGGCCGAGTGGAACCCCGCCGAGGAGACCGCCGCCCCCTCCGGCCGCGGCAGACACCGCGTCGTGAAGCAGCGCGGCGGCACGGTCGCGCGCGGCAGCGCGGTGCTCGGCGTCGGGGTGATCGCGGCGGTCGGCGCGGGCGGAATGGCGAGCGCCCAGGACCGTCCGGCGGCGCCGATATCCGTGCCGGACCTGGTCCAGGGAATTCCGGGCGTCGGCGCGCTGATAGGTGGCGGCGAAGAACGGGATTCGGCTTCCGGGGCCGGTTCGGAGGCGGCTTCCGGGACCGGTGAATCCGGTGCTTCGGACGGTTTCCGCGACGCTCGTGGTTCCGGTGGCGCCGGCGGTTCCCACGATCGTTCCGGCGCGCGGGAGGACTCCGGGGCCGGGGAGGCCGGTGTCACGGTGGCCGCCACCCGTGACGCGGCGGACGCCGGCGAGGTCCTGCGCGCCCGCATCCTCCAGCAGGCCGAACGGCAGCAGGCGGCCGCCGAGGAGGCGGCCCTGGACAAGGAGGCGCACGCGGCGGCCGAGACGCACCGGAAGGCGGCCGCGGAGCGCGTCGAGGCGTTCGAAGCGGAGCGGGCGGAGGCGGAAGCGGAAGCCGAGGCGGCGGCCGCGCGGGTGGAGAAAGAAGAGGCCCAGGCACCCGTCGGCGGCGGAGGTGCGCAGACGGCGGGGCACGCGGCGGGGCACGCGGCGCCCGGGAAGCGCCAGGCCGCCCCGGCGTCCGGTCGCACCGCCCCGCGGGGCGCCTTGGGTGCGTACACCCTCCCCGTGGGCTCGTACACCCTGACCGCCGGCTTCGGGCAGGCGGGGAACATGTGGTCGGCGAACCACACGGGGGAGGACTTCGCCGCCCCGACCGGCACCCCGGTCAAGGCGGTCGGCGGCGGCACGGTCACCCAGGCGGGCTGGGCGGGGGCCTACGGCTACCGGATCGTCCTGACGCTCGATGACGGGACGCAGCTCTGGTACTGCCACCTGTCGTCGATGGTCGTCACCTCCGGCAAGGTCGCCCCCGGCACCGTCATCGGCCGGGTCGGGGCGACCGGCAACGTCACCGGCCCCCACCTGCACCTGGAGGTCAGGCCGGGCGGCGGGGCGCCGGTCGACCCGCTGTCGTGGCTGCGGGGCCGCGGCCTGCAACCGTAG